The genome window ACCGCGGAGACCTCGGGATCGACGACCTCCAACCGGAAGAAGTGTCGGAGCGCCACTTCATCGCGCAACGGGGCGAGGTCGTAGAACTCGGCGCCGAGGCTGCGCGTCACCGTGCCGCGGAGCCCGGTCTCCTCGAACAGCTCTCTCTCAGCGGCCTGAGCAGCACTCTCGTCGTCGCGCACGGTGCCCGCGGGAACCTGAACGCCGGTGGCGAGCATGTCGGTGTCGTCGTGGGTGAAGACGAGCAGGCGATCCTCTGCGATGACATAGCACACGGCTTTCTCGACAACGGTGATCTGAGACGCGACGGCCGTCTCGCCCGGACGGCCGGCATCGCCGATGATTCTGTCCACCCACCGATCGCGCGGAAGCCGCGCGATCTCCGCCCTGGTGAACCACCCCGTCTCGATGAGCTCGCCGTCTGTGAACATGAACCCGGCGTCGACCGGAATCGAACACGAGTAGGCGATCGTCGTGTATCCGACACGATCGCCGTTCGGATAGCTCACGAGCAGATCCTCGCCTCCGTACGCCCCCACGATCCCGTGGACGGTGGCGGCGACTCCGATCTCCTCGTGCACCTCCCGGAGCAGCGCATCCTCCGGCTTCTCGAGCGGCTCGATTCCGCCGCCGAGGAGTCCCCACTCGCGCGAGTGCGTTTGCCGGCACAGCAGAAATCGATCGCCTCGCCGGATCACCGCAGTGACCGCGGGGAGCAGAAGGAGATCATGCCCCACGATCTTGCGGAGGTCGCTCAGGTACGGCGATATCGGCATGGCCTCGAGCCTAGGGCGTCAGAGAGAGAACTCGATCTCGCCTCGGGTGATGTCCGCGCGCACGACGTGGAGCGGCACGACGGCTCCGGGGGTGGCACCGTCCGGAATCGGGGCAGAGGCGGTGACGGCAGGATCGGCGATCTGGACCGTCGCCCGCTCGCCGCGGATCTCGATCACGGTCGCATCGATCGTCGAGCCGACCAGGGGAGTCATCAGCGCAGCCTCGACGCAGTTGATCGTTGCGGAATCGAGGTTGGACGCGCGCTGACCGGACTCCTGCATCAGTGCCGGGAGATCAGCGAGGGACTCGCGGACCCAGGCCGGCACCTCTCGCCCCTCGGACACGGCGAGGCAGATCGCGAGCGACCAGCGATCGACGAGACGACGCAGAGGCGCCGTGGCGTGCGCGTACGGTGCGGCGATCGCCGCCTGCTCGGTGTCGGACGGCACTGAGCCGTCGAAGGTCACGTAGCCCGCTCCGCGGAAGAGTGACGCTGCCGCCTCGAGGATCGGGAGGGTCATGGGGTCTGCGCGATCCAGCTCGCGCAGGTAGTCGCCGTACCGGCCCGTCGTCCAGGGCCGACCGAGCGCCTCGGTCTGATAACGGAACGCATCGAAGGATCTCTCGTCAGGCTGGGGCATCGTGCGCAGGATGCCGATGCCGGCCTCGATCATCAGGGAAGCTGCCGCCATACCCGTCATGAGGGACAGCTGAGCGTTCCATTCTTCGACAGGCAGCGGGTGCCGACGTTCGATCGAATAGGTTCCGTCGAGTCCTCGCACGACCTCTTCGTCCGGGAGGTTCAGGCTCGCGCCGCCGCGGAGCTTCTCCTGTGCGATCCGCAGAGCACCGATCTCCGGGAGCAGCGCGGCGGGGCCTTCCTCGCCCCGGTCGAGCGCCGCCTGGGTGCTGACGTAGTCGAGCTGCGCGCGCGAGCGGATCAGGGCCCGCTCCAGCCTGACGTCCTCGACCACTCCCGCAGAATCGAGGGCGAAGGTCCAGACCAGCGCTGGGCGATCCACATCCGCCAGCAGCGATGCGCGATCCTCGCTCAGCACCTTCGGATGCAGGGGGACAGTGCCGTCCGCCGCGTACAGGGTCTGGCCTCGACGACGGGCCTCCGCGTCGACCGCACCGCCGGGAGCCACGAATCCGGGCACATCGGCGATCGCATAGCGAACCGTGTATCCGGAGTCCCGCCGCTCGAGGTGGAAGGCCTGGTCGAGATCGCGAGACCCGCGGGGATCGAGTGTGGCGAACGGGATGTCGCGCATATCGAGTTCGGGAGTTGCAGCATCCGATGCCGCAGCCTCGGCGAGCACCGCGGCGGGGAAATCAGCGGGAGCCTCCAGAGATTCCTTGAGGGCGGCCAGCGCCGCGGCGAGTTCCGTCTGCGCGGCGGACGGAGCAACGTGGGATCGGCGCTGAGGCATGACCCCACACTAGGCGTCGAGGCGCGCCGGACCATGACGGCGGACCCCGGATACGACGGCGCTGAGGGGATCGGGGCTGAGCGTCGGACCCCCTCGGCGCACCCTCCGGAAACCTGTGATTCGCGTGTCCGTCCGGCCCCGACCGGAATACAGGGCGTTAGCGTGGGGGCATGACCACTGCTGCGAAAGCCCAGACCCTGATCGGACTCTACGAAGCGCCCGAGATCCTCCGCGTCGTCAATGTGTGGGACGTCGTCTCCGCCCGAGCTGTCGCGAAGCTCCCGGAGACCAAGGCGATCGCCACCGCCGGCCACGGCATCGCCGCGTCGTTCGGATTCGAGGACGGCACCATCACCCGCGACATCATGATCGACATGGTCGGACGCATCGCGGCATCCGTCTCCGTCCCGGTGACCGCCGACCTCGACGACGGCTACGGCGACGCAGGAGAGACCACGCGTCTCGCGATCGGCGCGGGTGTCGTCGGCGCCAACGTCGAGGACCGCCTCAAGCCGTTCGACGAGTCCGTCGCCGTGGTGGAGGCCATCGTCAAGGCGGCCGAGGCAGAGGGCGTTCCGTTCGCTCTCAACGCCCGCACCGACGCGTTCGTGCGCGCAGGTCACCGACCGGTCGCCGAGAGCGTCGCCGATGCGATCCAGCGCGGCCGTGCGTTCCTCGACGCCGGTGCCACGGCTGTCTTCGTCCCCGGCATGCTCGACGCCAACATCACGCGTCAGCTCGTCGAGGGCCTCGGAGAGGGCAAGCTCAGCGTGATCGGCCTGCCCGGCACCCTCGCGGCGTCGGAGTACGAGAAGCTCGGCGTCGCCCGCATCTCCTACGGCCCGCTGCCGCAGCGGGTCGCCCTGACCGCCGTGCAGGACCTCGCAGCGAGCCTGTACGCCGGCGGCGTGATCCCCAACGGACTCCCTGCCCTCAACTGACGCATCGCGAGACGAGTGACCACCGGTCAGTAGACTTGGCCCGTGGTCACTCGTCTTTCGAATTTCTTCCTCCGCACGCTCCGTGAAGACCCTGCAGGCGCAGAGGTCGCGAGCCACAGGCTGCTGATCCGCGCCGGGTACATCCGGCCGCAGGCTGCCGGCATCTTCGCGTGGCTCCCGCTGGGGCTCCGCGTCAAGGCCAAGATCGAGACCGTCGTCCGCGAGGAGATGGCCGCAGCAGGAGCGCAGGAGGTGCACTTCCCGGCTCTGATGCCGCGCGAGTCGTATGAGGCGACCGGGCGCTGGGACGAGTACGGCGACCTGCTGTTCCGTCTCCAGGACCGCAAGGGCGGCGACTACCTGCTCGCCCCGACGCACGAAGAGGCGTTCACGCTGCTCGTGAAGGACCTGTACTCGTCGTACAAGGACCTTCCCCTCACGCTCTACCAGATCCAGGACAAGTACCGCGATGAGGCCCGTCCCCGGGCAGGCCTGCTTCGCGGACGCGAGTTCACGATGAAGGACGCCTATTCCTTCGATTCGTCCGACGAGGGCCTCGACGCCAGCTACCAGGCTCAGCGCGATGCCTACGAGCGCATCTTCCAGCGCCTGGGTCTCGAGTACGTCATCGTCCAGGCGGATGCCGGAGCGATGGGCGGTTCGCGGAGCGAGGAGTTCCTGCACCCGACTCCCGTCGGCGAAGACACGTTCGTCCGCAGCGCCGGCGGATACGCCGCCAATGTGGAGGCGTTCACGACTGCCGTGCCTGACGCGATCACTTTCGACGCGGATGCGGTGCCGGTGATCTTCGACTCGCCGAACACGCCCACGATCGAGACTCTCGTCGCGCACTCGAACGCGCACCTGGACGGCGACTACACGGCTGCGGACACGCTCAAGAACGTCGTGCTCGCGCTCACCCACCTCGACGGAACCCGTGAACTCGTCGTCGTCGGCATCCCCGGCGACCGCGAGGTCGACGAGAAGCGCGCCGAAGTCGCATTCGCGCCTGCGGAGGTCGAGACCGCCACGGCAGACGACTTCGAGAAGAACCCGCTGCTCGTCAAGGGCTACATCGGCCCCTGGTCTCCCACGGGAGCCGTGCTCGGCGAGGAATCGGCGACCGGCATCCGCTACCTGGTCGACCCCCGTGTGAGCGAGGGCACGAGCTGGATCACCGGTGCGAACCTGGACGAGAAGCACGCGCATTCGGTCGTCGCCGGGCGTGACTTCTTCGCCGACGGCATCGTCGAGATCGCGAACGTCCGCGCGGGCGATCCGGCGCCCGACGGCTCCGGTCCGGTCGAGCTCGCACGCGGTATGGAGATCGGCCACGTGTTCCAGCTGGGTCGCAAGTACGCGGACGCGCTCGGACTCAAAGTCCTGAACGAGAACGGCAAGCTCGTCACCGTCACGATGGGGTCGTACGGCATCGGCGTGACGCGAATCCTCGCGATCATCGCCGAGCTGAACAACGACGAGAAGGGGCTCATCTGGCCCGCATCCGTCGCCCCCTTCGACGTGCAGGTCGTCGCCGCCGGTCGTGATCAGGTCGCGTTCGATGTGGCCGCCGACCTGTCGGCGCAGCTCGAGTCGGCCGGACTCGACGTGCTCTACGATGACCGACCCAAGGTCTCGCCGGGAGTCAAGTTCGGCGACGCCGAGCTCGTGGGCGTCCCGAAGATCGTCATCGTGGGCCGCGGGGCGGCCGACGGTCAGGTCGAACTGTGGGATCGCAGCACGGGTGAGCGCGACGCGGTCTCGGTCACCGAGGCCATCGAAAGGCTCAGCAGGGGCTGATCGCCGTGGTGCGGAATGCCGCGCACCCCCTTCCCGGGACTGCGCGGCATTCTCATGAGCGGGGTCGAGATCAGCAGACGATGCGACCGTGGTTCATGATGTCGTCATCCGGTGTGTCGCGCGTGACCAGCGACTTCAGCGCTCCCGCAGCCATGGCGATCTTCCCCTTCGCGGGCTCCCAGAACTCGGTCACGGTGGGGGTCACCTTCAAGAGCGCGATGCCTGGGGTGTCGAGGCCGTCCGCGAACCAGATCTCCAGCGACGGGGAGTAGAGCTCCTCCATCTTCGCGCGGTCGTGCACGAGCGTCGCCTTGCCGGCGACCGAGACGTAGCGCATCCCCTTGGCATCGCAGTAGGACAATCCGACATCGTGGTGCTTGCGCGCTTCGTCGACCTTCTCGGTGTCTTCCGCGGTGAAGAACCAGATGTCGCCGGCGTCGTCCATCTGCCGCGTCGACATCGGTCTGCTCACGAGATTGCCGTCATCGTCGGTCGTCGTCAGCATCGTGAAGTCGATGTCCTCCACGAGCTCGGCGACACGTGCCAGGGCTTCAGGTCCGGTGATCTCTGTCATGTCGATACCTTCGTACGGGCGCGACGCAGAGGCACGGGGATTGACAGGAGGAGCGCCACATGATCGCGGGCGGCGTTGCGCCGCACACGGGGCCGATCGCGCATGACAGTCTGGAGACATGACCGAGGAATCGCTGCCGGAATCGCTCAGCTCCGAGATCAACGCCGTGCTGGACGACGCCGGGGTCAAGACCGATCGGCGACTGGTGATGCGCATGATGCGCACCGCGATCCTGCTCGGTGAGGACGGCACCAACCGGCTCGATCTGAAGATCGCATCCGCGGCTCTGGCCGAGATGCGCGACGCCTTCCGACTCTTCGCGCCCTTCGAGGGAGTGCCCAAGGTCACCGTCTTCGGGTCTGCTCGCACACGGCAGGACGACCCGCTCTACGTCCAGGCGCGAGCCATCGCCGAGGCCCTGGCCGCAGACGGTTGGATGGTCGTGACGGGCGCCGGCCCCGGGATCATGCAGGCGGCGGCTGAGGGCGCAGGTCCCGCGCTCTCGCTGGGCGTCTCGATCCGACTGCCGTTCGAGGAGAAGGCGAACAGCCTCGTCGCGGGGAGCGACCACGTCGTCGCGATGAAGTACTTCTTCACCCGCAAGCTCATGCTCATCAAGGAGTCGATCGGCTTCATCTGCCTTCCGGGCGGGTTCGGCACCCTGGACGAGATGTTCGAGCTGCTGACCCTGCAGCAGACGGGCAAGGCCGAGCCGACGCCCATCGTGCTGCTCGACGAACCCGGGGGCACGTTCTGGAACGGGCTCAAGCGGTTCATCGACGAGGATCTCGCGCCGACGGGGGTGATCTCCGAGGGCGACTTCGACCGCGTCGTGATCACGGACTCGGTGGAGTCGGCGGCCTCGGTGATCGCCGGTTTCTGGCGCAACTACGATTCGCTGCGCTGGGTGGGCGACACCCTCGTGCTCCGCCTGCGTATCGACCCGACCGATGCCGAGCTCGACCGGCTCAACGAGCAGTTCGCGGGGATGCTGGTGAGCGGCCGTATCGAGCGATCTGCGCCGCGGTCACCCGAGGTCGCGGACGACGACGTGCTGCACCTGCCGCGGCTAGCCCTTCACCTCGACCAGCGCCAGGTCGGCAACCTGTTCCGTCTGATCGGTGCGATCAACTCGCTGGATTCTGCTCCCGCGCTCTGATCCCTGCCGCGAACGCGGCGAGATCGACATCGTGCCCGAGGATGCGCTCGGCGGCTCGGTGGCCTGAGTAGTAGGCGGCACCCACTGTGGCGGGTTCGTCGCCCCAGGTGGCCTCACCCGCGAAGTGCAGCACGCCGTCTACGGGACCGGCCGCATCGTCGTGATCATGATGCGATGACCCGACAGCAAGATGCGAGTACGACCCGTTCGCGAATGGGTCGTGTCCCCAGCGGGTGATCCAGTGCGCGGTCGGCGCTCCGACGTGGTCGCCGTACAGCGTGTGCAGCGCGGCGACCACGTCCGCGACGATCTCCTCGTCGGTGAGTTCCTGCATCCGACGTCCGAAGGGGCCGGCGGCGAAGGTGAGAAGAGTCGGCAGTCCGCTGACCGCGGACACGTCGTACCAGGAGTGCCAGTGCTCACCCGCCTCGCCGAGCGCACGGACCGCATAACTGCCCTCGTCCCAGAAGCGCTCCGGAAACTGGATGAAGATCTTGTTGAAGGTTCCCATCCCCAGGCGCTCGACGGGACCCGCGACGGCCTCGGGCAGGGGAGGGGCGAAGTCGATCGAACCGCCCTTGAGCACGCCGAGCGGCACCGTGACCAGCCCGCTGCGGGCGGAGAAGTCCCCGGCGTCGGTCGAGACGACCACCCCGTCGGGCGTCCGAGCGACCCGCGTGACGATGTGATCGAGCCGGATGTCGAGTCCGGCGGCGATGCGGCGGGGGAGTTCGTCGTATCCGCGAGGGAAGATCACCTCGTCGCCGTCGATCGCGTCCTCGTCGAGTCCGTGCGCGTCGAGGTCGCCGATCCATGCTCCGCACTGCTCTTCGACACGGTGTCGGAAGAACTCTCGGATCTCGTCGATGCGCTCCGGTTCGAATCCGGAGCGGTCGAGCGCGCGCTCGGTCACAACGAGGTAGGTGTCGCCGGGGGAGGACGCGGCGATCTTCTCGACCAGCAGACGATCGGCTGTCGCGACGTCTTCGATCCACTGCGCCGTGCTCGCAGCATCCATCGGCGTGCCGTCCCCGTCGAAGTTCTCGATGGGACGGCCACCGGCCTGGAAGCTGCCGACCGTGTACTCGATCGTGGGGATGTCCAGCGCCTGCACGAGATCCCACAGGCGCGACCCCTCGATCCCGTGCACCCAGGATGCCCCGAGATCGACGGGGAAACCGGCGGTGCGGTCGGTGTTCATCCGGCCGCCGACGCGATCGCGAGCCTCCAGCACCAGGACCCGCTGGCCGGCATCGGCGAGCATGCGTGCGGCCGTCACTCCCGACATCCCGGCTCCGATCACGATGGTGTCGTACGTGGTCACTGAGTCCTCCTGCGATCCTGACACCGCGACGGTGCGGCGGCCGCCGTGGCATGGGGCGGTGGGCACAGGGTATCGTGGTACGGATGTCGTGCGAGCACACCCGCGCGACGAGAGCTGAATAGGGAGCCGTCATGGATATCGAACTGAGTCTGCTGCGTGGGATCGAGAAGGAGAAGGCGATTCCCTTCGATGAACTGGTCTCGATCATCGAACAGGCCATCCTGACCGCGTACTCGAAGCACGTCTCCGCAGACGGAGCCACCCCCGAGGGGGTCCGCGTCGAACTCGACCGTCGGACCGGGCACGTCGCCGTGCTGCAGGTCGTCAAGGACGAAGAGGGCGCGATCATCGGCGAAGAGGATGCCACGCCCGACGACTTCGGACGTATCGCGGCCTTCGCAGCCAAGCAGGTCATCAGCCAGCGCCTGCGGGACATCGCGGACGACGTCGTGCTCGGCGACTTCAAGGACAAGGAAGGCGACATCGTCGCGGGAGTGATCCAGCAGGGTCCGAATCCCCGCATGATCCACGTCGACCTCGGAGCCGTCGAGGCGATCCTTCCTCCTGAGGAGCAGGTGCCGGGCGAGGAGTACACCCATGGGTCGCGCCTCCGCGTGTACGT of Microbacterium sp. LWH13-1.2 contains these proteins:
- a CDS encoding NUDIX domain-containing protein; this translates as MPISPYLSDLRKIVGHDLLLLPAVTAVIRRGDRFLLCRQTHSREWGLLGGGIEPLEKPEDALLREVHEEIGVAATVHGIVGAYGGEDLLVSYPNGDRVGYTTIAYSCSIPVDAGFMFTDGELIETGWFTRAEIARLPRDRWVDRIIGDAGRPGETAVASQITVVEKAVCYVIAEDRLLVFTHDDTDMLATGVQVPAGTVRDDESAAQAAERELFEETGLRGTVTRSLGAEFYDLAPLRDEVALRHFFRLEVVDPEVSAVWQAGEADPATGRSPVSWTCRWIPLTQAHVLAGGLGSRLGAALR
- a CDS encoding RNB domain-containing ribonuclease, with the translated sequence MPQRRSHVAPSAAQTELAAALAALKESLEAPADFPAAVLAEAAASDAATPELDMRDIPFATLDPRGSRDLDQAFHLERRDSGYTVRYAIADVPGFVAPGGAVDAEARRRGQTLYAADGTVPLHPKVLSEDRASLLADVDRPALVWTFALDSAGVVEDVRLERALIRSRAQLDYVSTQAALDRGEEGPAALLPEIGALRIAQEKLRGGASLNLPDEEVVRGLDGTYSIERRHPLPVEEWNAQLSLMTGMAAASLMIEAGIGILRTMPQPDERSFDAFRYQTEALGRPWTTGRYGDYLRELDRADPMTLPILEAAASLFRGAGYVTFDGSVPSDTEQAAIAAPYAHATAPLRRLVDRWSLAICLAVSEGREVPAWVRESLADLPALMQESGQRASNLDSATINCVEAALMTPLVGSTIDATVIEIRGERATVQIADPAVTASAPIPDGATPGAVVPLHVVRADITRGEIEFSL
- a CDS encoding isocitrate lyase/phosphoenolpyruvate mutase family protein; protein product: MTTAAKAQTLIGLYEAPEILRVVNVWDVVSARAVAKLPETKAIATAGHGIAASFGFEDGTITRDIMIDMVGRIAASVSVPVTADLDDGYGDAGETTRLAIGAGVVGANVEDRLKPFDESVAVVEAIVKAAEAEGVPFALNARTDAFVRAGHRPVAESVADAIQRGRAFLDAGATAVFVPGMLDANITRQLVEGLGEGKLSVIGLPGTLAASEYEKLGVARISYGPLPQRVALTAVQDLAASLYAGGVIPNGLPALN
- a CDS encoding proline--tRNA ligase, coding for MVTRLSNFFLRTLREDPAGAEVASHRLLIRAGYIRPQAAGIFAWLPLGLRVKAKIETVVREEMAAAGAQEVHFPALMPRESYEATGRWDEYGDLLFRLQDRKGGDYLLAPTHEEAFTLLVKDLYSSYKDLPLTLYQIQDKYRDEARPRAGLLRGREFTMKDAYSFDSSDEGLDASYQAQRDAYERIFQRLGLEYVIVQADAGAMGGSRSEEFLHPTPVGEDTFVRSAGGYAANVEAFTTAVPDAITFDADAVPVIFDSPNTPTIETLVAHSNAHLDGDYTAADTLKNVVLALTHLDGTRELVVVGIPGDREVDEKRAEVAFAPAEVETATADDFEKNPLLVKGYIGPWSPTGAVLGEESATGIRYLVDPRVSEGTSWITGANLDEKHAHSVVAGRDFFADGIVEIANVRAGDPAPDGSGPVELARGMEIGHVFQLGRKYADALGLKVLNENGKLVTVTMGSYGIGVTRILAIIAELNNDEKGLIWPASVAPFDVQVVAAGRDQVAFDVAADLSAQLESAGLDVLYDDRPKVSPGVKFGDAELVGVPKIVIVGRGAADGQVELWDRSTGERDAVSVTEAIERLSRG
- a CDS encoding pyridoxamine 5'-phosphate oxidase family protein, with protein sequence MTEITGPEALARVAELVEDIDFTMLTTTDDDGNLVSRPMSTRQMDDAGDIWFFTAEDTEKVDEARKHHDVGLSYCDAKGMRYVSVAGKATLVHDRAKMEELYSPSLEIWFADGLDTPGIALLKVTPTVTEFWEPAKGKIAMAAGALKSLVTRDTPDDDIMNHGRIVC
- a CDS encoding TIGR00730 family Rossman fold protein, coding for MTEESLPESLSSEINAVLDDAGVKTDRRLVMRMMRTAILLGEDGTNRLDLKIASAALAEMRDAFRLFAPFEGVPKVTVFGSARTRQDDPLYVQARAIAEALAADGWMVVTGAGPGIMQAAAEGAGPALSLGVSIRLPFEEKANSLVAGSDHVVAMKYFFTRKLMLIKESIGFICLPGGFGTLDEMFELLTLQQTGKAEPTPIVLLDEPGGTFWNGLKRFIDEDLAPTGVISEGDFDRVVITDSVESAASVIAGFWRNYDSLRWVGDTLVLRLRIDPTDAELDRLNEQFAGMLVSGRIERSAPRSPEVADDDVLHLPRLALHLDQRQVGNLFRLIGAINSLDSAPAL
- a CDS encoding NAD(P)/FAD-dependent oxidoreductase, whose translation is MTTYDTIVIGAGMSGVTAARMLADAGQRVLVLEARDRVGGRMNTDRTAGFPVDLGASWVHGIEGSRLWDLVQALDIPTIEYTVGSFQAGGRPIENFDGDGTPMDAASTAQWIEDVATADRLLVEKIAASSPGDTYLVVTERALDRSGFEPERIDEIREFFRHRVEEQCGAWIGDLDAHGLDEDAIDGDEVIFPRGYDELPRRIAAGLDIRLDHIVTRVARTPDGVVVSTDAGDFSARSGLVTVPLGVLKGGSIDFAPPLPEAVAGPVERLGMGTFNKIFIQFPERFWDEGSYAVRALGEAGEHWHSWYDVSAVSGLPTLLTFAAGPFGRRMQELTDEEIVADVVAALHTLYGDHVGAPTAHWITRWGHDPFANGSYSHLAVGSSHHDHDDAAGPVDGVLHFAGEATWGDEPATVGAAYYSGHRAAERILGHDVDLAAFAAGIRAREQNPAS
- the nusA gene encoding transcription termination factor NusA; its protein translation is MDIELSLLRGIEKEKAIPFDELVSIIEQAILTAYSKHVSADGATPEGVRVELDRRTGHVAVLQVVKDEEGAIIGEEDATPDDFGRIAAFAAKQVISQRLRDIADDVVLGDFKDKEGDIVAGVIQQGPNPRMIHVDLGAVEAILPPEEQVPGEEYTHGSRLRVYVTSVAKGLKGPQITVSRTHPGLVRKLFALEVPEIAAGLVEIVSLAREAGHRTKIAVRANDPAINAKGACIGEMGRRVRAVTEELAGEKIDIVDFDPELAPFVANALSPAKVTSAFILDASTKAVRALVPDYQLSLAIGKEGQNARLAAKLTGAKIDIQPDSVLD